The proteins below come from a single Candidatus Bathyarchaeota archaeon genomic window:
- a CDS encoding transcriptional regulator: protein MVSKDQGIGGAILAVCVIVAILYIVTLFYPAWLSIIGLTLSASAVQFWVIAVPVFVAFIAIMFIGAWIGWTMTTTPPPKPIEEITTEIEDKKE from the coding sequence ATGGTAAGTAAAGATCAAGGTATAGGTGGAGCAATACTTGCTGTTTGCGTCATCGTTGCAATACTTTACATCGTCACATTATTCTACCCAGCATGGCTATCAATTATCGGGTTAACACTCAGCGCAAGCGCCGTTCAGTTCTGGGTAATCGCTGTTCCAGTGTTCGTAGCATTCATAGCTATAATGTTCATTGGCGCATGGATAGGCTGGACAATGACAACAACACCCCCGCCAAAACCAATCGAAGAAATCACAACCGAAATAGAAGACAAAAAAGAGTAA
- a CDS encoding PHP domain-containing protein — protein MIDLHIHSKASDGKFSVEQIISEAKARKISFMSITDHDNIYCQTQTVEQAKQAGIRYVTGVELNVTFSCPELLNGKTVSLDFLGYQYDPDNRMLVTKLETMAKYREERAATILANLNDEFEKENIAALSSEDFRQIQESVDGTLGRPHIADYLIKKGIVASRQDAFDKYLVKCDVPKYPLHLEEASQLVLDAGGKLVLAHPNDPHGTSLVAFSKVLEAQGNIVEEYMLPYIDGVECWHSRATPETTKFYVAFAKQKQLMMTGGSDCHQKPVIMGTVVVPDWVEDQFA, from the coding sequence ATGATTGATTTACATATTCACTCTAAAGCATCTGATGGCAAATTCAGCGTAGAACAAATCATATCAGAAGCCAAAGCACGCAAAATTAGCTTCATGTCCATCACTGACCACGATAATATCTACTGTCAGACCCAAACGGTAGAGCAGGCAAAACAGGCAGGAATCCGTTATGTTACGGGTGTGGAGTTGAATGTTACTTTTTCTTGTCCTGAGCTTTTAAATGGGAAAACTGTTTCGCTTGATTTTTTAGGCTACCAATATGACCCTGACAACCGGATGCTGGTTACTAAACTGGAAACTATGGCTAAATATCGTGAGGAACGCGCAGCCACAATTCTTGCTAACCTTAACGATGAATTCGAAAAAGAAAACATTGCCGCGTTGTCAAGTGAGGATTTTAGGCAAATCCAAGAATCTGTTGACGGCACCTTGGGTAGACCTCACATAGCAGACTACCTTATCAAGAAGGGTATAGTTGCATCGCGTCAAGACGCCTTTGATAAGTACCTTGTTAAATGTGACGTGCCCAAGTATCCGCTTCATCTGGAGGAAGCCTCACAGCTTGTTTTGGATGCAGGTGGCAAGTTGGTGTTAGCTCACCCCAATGACCCGCATGGAACATCGCTAGTCGCGTTTAGCAAAGTTTTGGAAGCGCAGGGCAACATCGTGGAGGAATATATGTTGCCCTACATTGATGGCGTGGAGTGTTGGCATTCAAGAGCCACGCCTGAAACCACCAAGTTCTATGTAGCTTTTGCAAAACAGAAACAACTGATGATGACTGGAGGTAGTGACTGCCACCAAAAACCAGTAATAATGGGCACAGTTGTGGTTCCCGACTGGGTAGAAGACCAGTTTGCGTAG
- a CDS encoding ATP-binding protein: MREPFVVFVERELEPKTLVITCGLPASYKTGVAEEISKMTGYPILRSDLIRIDVLKGKDIFDPKVAGNMNNRMSVYDEMFRRAKTLASKGGIILDATFITAELRERAAEIAAKNNLAFAIFETNCPQEIALERIKKRSKEKYESNALTEEAYLANKKKFEPINVDALKQKYPTLKISHLIVDTCIYGIANWSIIKEETR, from the coding sequence GTGAGAGAACCTTTTGTAGTCTTTGTTGAAAGAGAACTTGAACCGAAGACGCTTGTAATTACTTGTGGGTTGCCTGCAAGCTACAAAACTGGCGTCGCAGAGGAAATCTCAAAAATGACAGGATATCCAATTCTAAGGAGCGACTTGATACGCATAGATGTTCTCAAAGGTAAAGACATCTTTGACCCCAAAGTCGCAGGCAACATGAACAACAGGATGTCTGTTTATGACGAAATGTTTAGACGTGCCAAAACGTTAGCCTCTAAAGGCGGGATTATTTTGGATGCAACTTTTATTACTGCAGAGTTACGTGAGCGCGCTGCTGAGATAGCGGCAAAAAACAATTTGGCGTTTGCAATTTTTGAAACAAACTGCCCCCAAGAAATCGCGTTGGAGCGAATAAAGAAGCGGTCAAAAGAAAAATATGAATCCAACGCCCTAACTGAAGAAGCCTATCTGGCAAACAAAAAAAAGTTTGAACCAATAAACGTTGATGCCCTCAAACAGAAGTACCCCACACTAAAGATTTCTCATTTAATTGTTGATACCTGCATCTATGGAATTGCAAACTGGTCAATAATTAAAGAAGAGACAAGGTAG
- a CDS encoding adenosylhomocysteinase, which yields MENFQVKDMKLAPQGHLQIEWTTKHMPVLNIIKERFEKEKPLEGQTLAACLHVTKETAVLIKVLIAGGAKVALCGSNPLSTQDDVAAALADSGVHVYAWRGQNTEDYYKCIEKVLEFNPTITMDDGADVVGMIHSKRQDLIKDIKGGTEETTTGVVRLKAMEQDGSLKYPIVAVNEALTKYLFDNRYGTGQSTIDGILRATSVLLADKNFVVGGYGWCSRGIAMRAQGLGANVIVTEVQPTRALEAVMNGLRVMPMSEAAAIGDIFVTATGDIHVIRKEHMEKMKDGAIICNSGHFNVEINVPELEAMAVSHRTMRPNMEEYTTKDGRHLYLLAEGRLVNLSAAEGHPSEVMDMSFANQALCSEYVSKSDKLPVKVYVVPKEIDESIAELKLKSMEVVIDTLTEEQKKYLSTWEMGTT from the coding sequence ATGGAAAATTTCCAAGTTAAAGACATGAAATTAGCACCCCAAGGTCACTTACAAATCGAATGGACAACCAAACACATGCCTGTCCTAAACATCATCAAAGAGAGATTTGAAAAAGAAAAACCACTTGAAGGTCAAACCCTAGCCGCGTGTCTGCACGTAACCAAAGAAACTGCCGTCCTAATCAAAGTCCTCATCGCAGGCGGCGCAAAAGTAGCACTCTGCGGTTCCAACCCACTCTCGACACAAGATGACGTAGCAGCCGCATTAGCAGATAGCGGTGTACACGTTTACGCTTGGAGAGGACAAAACACCGAGGACTACTACAAATGCATCGAAAAAGTCCTCGAATTTAACCCTACAATAACCATGGATGACGGCGCAGACGTTGTCGGCATGATCCACAGCAAACGCCAAGACCTCATCAAAGACATAAAAGGGGGAACCGAAGAAACAACCACCGGAGTTGTCCGCCTAAAAGCCATGGAGCAAGACGGCAGCCTCAAATATCCAATCGTAGCTGTAAACGAAGCGCTCACCAAGTACCTTTTTGACAATCGTTATGGCACAGGTCAAAGCACCATCGACGGCATACTACGCGCGACTTCTGTGCTGTTGGCAGACAAAAACTTTGTCGTTGGCGGATATGGCTGGTGTAGCCGAGGCATCGCAATGCGTGCACAAGGCTTAGGCGCAAACGTTATAGTAACAGAGGTTCAACCCACACGTGCATTAGAGGCAGTCATGAACGGTTTGCGTGTTATGCCTATGTCTGAAGCAGCGGCAATCGGCGACATTTTTGTCACTGCAACTGGAGACATACACGTTATACGCAAAGAACACATGGAAAAAATGAAAGATGGAGCCATTATATGCAACAGCGGTCACTTTAACGTGGAAATCAACGTGCCTGAATTAGAAGCAATGGCTGTTTCACATCGTACAATGCGTCCCAACATGGAAGAATATACCACCAAAGACGGCAGACACCTCTACCTTCTCGCAGAAGGACGCTTAGTCAACCTCTCAGCAGCAGAAGGCCACCCATCAGAAGTCATGGACATGTCTTTTGCTAACCAAGCGTTATGCTCGGAATATGTTTCCAAATCGGATAAATTACCAGTTAAAGTGTATGTTGTTCCAAAAGAAATCGATGAGTCCATCGCTGAACTTAAGCTTAAGTCCATGGAAGTAGTGATTGATACCCTTACAGAGGAACAAAAGAAGTATTTGTCCACTTGGGAAATGGGAACCACATAA